From the Paenibacillus sp. MMS20-IR301 genome, the window CGCCAGGCGGGCGAGAACGTTGCCGTTGGCGAAGCCATCGGCATTATCGGCAGCCCCGCCGGGCTGGACGCTGACGGCGCAGCGCCGTCAGCGCCTGCACCTGCAGCAGCGGCTGAGCCTGCCGCTGCCGTAACCGCCCCAGCCGCCGAAGCTGCGGCCGGGGGCACTGCGGCCCTGGCCTCGCCGGGGGCGCGCAAGCTGGCCCGGGAGCGGGGCATCGACCTCGGCGAGGTCAGTCCCCGCGACCCCATCGGCCGGATTGCCCAGGCCGATGTGAACGGGCATGGCGCAGCCGTGCCGCAGGCCGCTGCGCCTGCCGCTCCGGCGCCGGCACGGCCGGAGCCGGTGAAGCCCGCGCTGCAGGCAGCGGGCAAGGCACCGCACGCTGAGGATGGCAAAGCCACCGAGCGCAAGCGCATGTCGCGGCGGCGGCTGACGATCGCCAGCCGCCTCGTCGAAGCGCAGCAGACGGCCGCGATGCTGACCACCTTCAACGAGGTGGACATGACCGCGATTCTCGACATCCGCAAGCGCCGCAAGGATGCCTTCAAGGAGAAGCATGATGTCGGACTCGGCTTCATGTCCTTCTTCACCAAAGCCGTAATCGGCGCGCTCAAGGCTTATCCGCTGCTGAATGCCGAGATCGACGGTGAGGATCTCCTGCTGAAGAAGTATTACGACATCGGCATTGCCGTTGCCGCCAAAGAGGGCCTGGTCGTGCCGGTCGTCCGCGATGCGGACCGGCTCAGCTTCCCGGAAATCGAGCGGCAGATCGGTGAGCTCGCCGCCAAAGCACGCACGAATACGCTTAGCTTGCCTGAGCTGCAAGGCGGTACATTCACGATTACGAATGGCGGTGTATTCGGCTCTCTGCTCTCTACACCAATCCTCAATACCCCGCAGGTCGGCATTCTCGGCATGCACAAAATCCAGCTCCGCCCGATCGCCTTGGACGAGGAGCGGACTGCCAACCGCCCGATGATGTATATCGCTTTGTCTTATGACCACCGGATCGTAGACGGCTCAGAAGCCGTAAGCTTCCTGGTCAAAGTCAAGGAATTGCTGGAGGACCCTGAAGCCTTGCTGCTGGAAGGCTAACCTTCCATTAGCAACCTTAAATCCTGCATCATGGACAAACAGGCATCCGGAGAGCGAACGCTCTGGCCGGATGCCTGTTTGTTGTTAAGCCCAGGGATGGAAATAGAGTAATTGTACTGTATAATGTAGATTCCCTGCTAAACTTTGGCAAACCTGATTCTGCTTGGAGGTGCGATTATGCAGCAGATACATAAACGAATACATAATGGAGCAGACATTCTCCGCCTGGTAGAGGAGGATGCCTGGATGATGGGTATTCTGGAGACCGCCCGGACTCTGCAACTGCCGGACTGGTGGGTCTGCGCCGGGTTTGTCCGCTCCAAGATCTGGGATGTGCAGCACGGATTCCCGGAGAGAACACCGCTGGCGGATATTGATGTCATCTATTATGACCCTGGAGATCTGCGGGAAGAGACAGAGAAATGCCATGAAGCGGAGCTGCAGAAGCTTCATCCCGGCCTTCCCTGGTCCCTTAAGAACCAGGCCCGTATGCATACCGTCAACAACCTTCCGCCTTACTCTTCAGCCGCGGACGGAATGTCCAAATTCCCTGAGACAGCAACTGCACTCGGACTCTCCCTGACTGCAGCCGGACAATTAATCTTGGCCGCCCCCCATGGAGCCGCGGACGCAATCGATCTGGTACTCCGTCCCGCGCCGTACTTCGCAGCCCGGCCGCAGCTGCTGCCTGTATACGAGAAGCGGATCCGCAGCAAGAACTGGCAGCGCATCTGGAGCGGTCTGCGGATTCTCCCGGCAGAGCCGCCTAAATACACCTAGGGGCTCAGCCCAAAGAACAGCAGACTCCCTGCATAAGGATCTGCTGCTCTTTGGGCTGTTCTGCAATTGTTACACCGCCAAATCGATGCCCACCACACCGACAACTTCCCCGCGCCCGTCCTTAATCGCTCTGGAGAGGGTAATACAGGAACGCTTGGTGATCGCCGAAACGTACGGCTGAGAGACAAACTGCCCCTCATTCATTGCACCGCTCCACCAGTCGCGGCGCTTGGCATTGAGCAATCCGGCCGCAGGCTCCGAGAAGATGAAGGTGCCGTCCGTCCGGTTTGACCAGATTGCCTGCACATCCGGCACCTTCCGGATGCAGGCAGTAAGCACATGACTATGACTGGCCGTATCAGGTGAATACAGCTCCTGCTTAGATGTAATCTCCGCAAGCAGAAGCTGCATTTCCTGCAGCTTGTCCGCATACCGGCTCATCTCGATTACTTCACGGCCGGAAATAGTGTTCACGGACTGCTGCAGTGCTTGTGATTCCAGCAGCAGGCTGGCGCTGACCTCATTCAGCTGCCCGATCTGTGTCCGCTGCCGGGTTACCTGCTCCAGTGTCAGATCTACCCCGGCAATGGTCTCATTGACAATCCCCACTGCACCGCTCAGCTCGCCTGTAGCCTCATCAATCATCCTGCTCTGCCGTTCTGCGGCTGCAACAGATTCCGTTACGGCCATGCCTACCTCTTCCAGACTGCCCGAGATATCTCCCAGGCGCTGCTTCACGTTGGCTACTTCGTTCACACCATGCTCTACCGCTGCCCGTTCCTTCGTCACCGACTCCAGTACCTGCCGCACTCCGTTATTGATATCGAGCAGTACACCCGAGGAGCGTTCCACGGAGCTCCGGCTCTGGTCAGCCAGCTGCCGTATCCGGCTGGCGACAACGGCAAAGCCCCGCCCCTGCTCGCCTGCACGGGCAGCTTCTATG encodes:
- a CDS encoding methyl-accepting chemotaxis protein yields the protein MSIHRRKAVLVVVLLLIAAVYSLWIDIYWVNKIILLVLMAGLGGFALDGCRSGGASDRLLAEARGKVEQLGNEIVVTADRLHGALEEISRHTGGLQQTADYSHAYEVDLQIRSNEAKANIEGAFATMGGVAAVTSHIEELTVRLGETMQATVSGMAEMMASLKNTDEVMGELQERSGDMLNKFTILSGHIALVEEINSLIVGIGNETSLLALNASIEAARAGEQGRGFAVVASRIRQLADQSRSSVERSSGVLLDINNGVRQVLESVTKERAAVEHGVNEVANVKQRLGDISGSLEEVGMAVTESVAAAERQSRMIDEATGELSGAVGIVNETIAGVDLTLEQVTRQRTQIGQLNEVSASLLLESQALQQSVNTISGREVIEMSRYADKLQEMQLLLAEITSKQELYSPDTASHSHVLTACIRKVPDVQAIWSNRTDGTFIFSEPAAGLLNAKRRDWWSGAMNEGQFVSQPYVSAITKRSCITLSRAIKDGRGEVVGVVGIDLAV
- the odhB gene encoding 2-oxoglutarate dehydrogenase complex dihydrolipoyllysine-residue succinyltransferase, with the protein product MSEIKVPDLGESISEGTIYKWLVKEGDTVGQGDVLAELETDKVNLEISAEEDGVISSILRQAGENVAVGEAIGIIGSPAGLDADGAAPSAPAPAAAAEPAAAVTAPAAEAAAGGTAALASPGARKLARERGIDLGEVSPRDPIGRIAQADVNGHGAAVPQAAAPAAPAPARPEPVKPALQAAGKAPHAEDGKATERKRMSRRRLTIASRLVEAQQTAAMLTTFNEVDMTAILDIRKRRKDAFKEKHDVGLGFMSFFTKAVIGALKAYPLLNAEIDGEDLLLKKYYDIGIAVAAKEGLVVPVVRDADRLSFPEIERQIGELAAKARTNTLSLPELQGGTFTITNGGVFGSLLSTPILNTPQVGILGMHKIQLRPIALDEERTANRPMMYIALSYDHRIVDGSEAVSFLVKVKELLEDPEALLLEG
- a CDS encoding nucleotidyltransferase family protein, which encodes MQQIHKRIHNGADILRLVEEDAWMMGILETARTLQLPDWWVCAGFVRSKIWDVQHGFPERTPLADIDVIYYDPGDLREETEKCHEAELQKLHPGLPWSLKNQARMHTVNNLPPYSSAADGMSKFPETATALGLSLTAAGQLILAAPHGAADAIDLVLRPAPYFAARPQLLPVYEKRIRSKNWQRIWSGLRILPAEPPKYT